The Amycolatopsis japonica nucleotide sequence GGCCGAGGCGCGGCCCCGCAAGCACCTGACGCTCCTGCACAAGACGAACGTGCTGGAGTACGCGGGCTCGCTGTGGTCGCGGATCGTCGAAGAGGTCTCGCTGGAGCACCCGGAGGTGACGGTCGCCTATTCCCATGTGGACGCCGCGACCATCCACCTGGTGACCGACCCGTCCCGGTTCGACGTCGTGGTGACGGACAACCTGTTCGGCGACATCATCACCGACCTGGCGGCCGCCGTGACCGGCGGCATCGGGCTGGCGGCGAGCGGGAACCTCGACATCACCCGGCGGAACCCGAGCATGTTCGAGCCGGTGCACGGCAGCGCGCCGGACATCGCCGGCCAGGGTCTCGCCGACCCGACCGCCGCGGTGCTCTCGGTCTCGTTGCTGCTGGACCACTTGGGACAGAAGGAAGCGGCGCGGCGGATCGAGGCCTCGGTGGCCTTCGACCTCGCGACCCGCGACCAGGCGTCGCCCGGTGCGACGCACGCGATCGGTGACCGGCTGGCGGCCCTGGTGTCGTCGAACGTGCGCCCGGTCACTCAGTAGTTTTTTGGGCTGAAGGGGCCCTTCACCGCATCTCACGCGGTGAAGGGCCCCTTCGCTGCGTTGGTGATCCGGGAATGCGTCCCGAAGTGTGGAACCTTTCGCCCGGTTTGTGGACGCCCGGCGAAGCGTGTGCCATGATGCGTCCGTGACCTCCTGCACCATCATTATCGCCGAGCGCGCCGGATAACAGCTCCACAAGAGCCCCCGGCGCGCAACCTCTCGCACCCATGCGGGAGGTTTTTTTGTTGCCTGAACACGCTTTGCCACCACCGCGAGGAGATTCCCGTGACCCGCAAGGAGCCCGCCGATACACCGCTCGGCGACGCCTTCCACCTGTACGACACGACGTTGCGCGACGGTGCGCAGCGTGAGGGGATCTCCTACTCCGTCGCGGACAAACTGGCGGTGGCGAGGCTGCTCGACGAACTCGGGGTCGGGTTCATCGAAGGCGGATGGCCGGGCGCGCTGCCCAAGGACACGGAATTCTTCGCCCGTGCGGCTTCGGGCGAGCTGAAACTTCGCCATGCCGCGCTCGTCGCGTTCGGCGCGACGCGGAAGGCGGGCACCAAGGCCGAGCAGGATCAGCAGGTGCGGGCCCTGCTCGACTCGCAGGCACCGGTGGTCACGCTCGTGGCCAAATCCGATCTGCGGCACATCGAACGCGCGCTGCGGGTCGACGTCGACGAAGCTTGCGAGATGGTGCGCGACACCGTCGCGTTCCTCGTCGGTGAAGGACGTCGCGTCTTCCTTGACGCGGAACACTTTTTCGACGGCTACGCGTTCTCCCCGGACACCGCGCTGAAGGTGCTCGACGCGGGCGTGAACGCGGGTGCCGACGTCGCCGTGCTGTGCGACACCAACGGCGGGCAACTGCCGCTCGGACTCGCGGAAACCGTCCGCGAGGTCAAGGAAAGGACCGGATTCCGGCTCGGAATCCATTGTCAGGACGACACTTCCTGCGCGGTGGCGAATTCCGTCGCCGCCGTGCAGGCCGGCGTGACGCACGTCCAGTGCACCGCCAATGGTTACGGCGAGCGGGCGGGTAACGCCGATCTTTTCGCCGTGACAGGGAATTTGGTGACCAAGCTCGGTATGGAGGTGCTCCCGACCGGAGGCGCCGCCGAGCTCACCCGGGTCTCCCATGCCCTTGCCGAAATCGCGAACATCGCCCCCTACACCCACCAGGCTTACGTAGGGGCGTCGGCCTTCGCCCACAAGGCGGGACTGCACGCGAGCGCGATCAAGGTGGATCCGTTGCTGTACAACCACATCGATCCAGCTTCTGTCGGCAATGACATGCGGGTACTGGTCACCGAGATGGCCGGCAGGGCCAGCCTGGAGCTCAAGGGACGTGAGCTCGGGGTCGACCTTGCCGGCCAGCCCGAGGCGCTGACGAGCGCCGTGAAGAAGGTGAAACGCCTCGAATCCGAAGGCTGGTCCTTCGAAGCCGCGGACGCTTCACTGGAACTGCTGCTGCGGCGGGAGGTCGACGGCCCGCAGAGCGACGTCCTCGACGAACCGCCGTTCGAACTCGAGTCGTACCGGGTCGTCCTCGACCACCGGTCCGACGGCGAGGTCGTCTCCGAGGCGACGGTGAAGGTGCACGTCGCCGGGCAGCGCGTGATCGCGACCGCCGAGGGCAACGGGCCCGTGCACGCGCTCGACGCCGCCCTGCGCGAGGCGCTCAGCCCGCATCTGTCCTGGTTGGACAGTGTCGAGCTGGCCGACTACAAGGTGCGGATCCTGCCCGGCCATCCGGGCACCGACGCCGTCACCCGTGTGCTCGTCGAGACCAGCGACGGCGAGCGCGAGTGGACCACCGTCGGCGTGCACGGCAACATCGTCGAGGCGAGCTGGCTGGCGCTGTGCGACGCGCTCGTGCACAAGTCCCTCAGCGAGGGCCCGGCGTGAGGAGTCGTACAGTGGGGGAGTGCGTCTAGCCCGAATTGCTCATCCCGGTGGTGTCGCGTTCGCTTCGATCGAAGGGGACGGCGACGACGCCCAGGTACTGGAAAT carries:
- the cimA gene encoding citramalate synthase translates to MTRKEPADTPLGDAFHLYDTTLRDGAQREGISYSVADKLAVARLLDELGVGFIEGGWPGALPKDTEFFARAASGELKLRHAALVAFGATRKAGTKAEQDQQVRALLDSQAPVVTLVAKSDLRHIERALRVDVDEACEMVRDTVAFLVGEGRRVFLDAEHFFDGYAFSPDTALKVLDAGVNAGADVAVLCDTNGGQLPLGLAETVREVKERTGFRLGIHCQDDTSCAVANSVAAVQAGVTHVQCTANGYGERAGNADLFAVTGNLVTKLGMEVLPTGGAAELTRVSHALAEIANIAPYTHQAYVGASAFAHKAGLHASAIKVDPLLYNHIDPASVGNDMRVLVTEMAGRASLELKGRELGVDLAGQPEALTSAVKKVKRLESEGWSFEAADASLELLLRREVDGPQSDVLDEPPFELESYRVVLDHRSDGEVVSEATVKVHVAGQRVIATAEGNGPVHALDAALREALSPHLSWLDSVELADYKVRILPGHPGTDAVTRVLVETSDGEREWTTVGVHGNIVEASWLALCDALVHKSLSEGPA
- a CDS encoding 3-isopropylmalate dehydrogenase; this translates as MRLAVIPGDGIGPEVVSEALKVLGEVVPTAEITNYDLGAARWHSTGELLPESVLGELRQHDAILLGAVGDPTVPSGILERGLLLRLRFELDHHVNLRPARLYPGVRGPLAEAGEIDMVVVREGTEGPYAGNGGLLRKDTENEIATEVSVNTAFGVRRVVTDAFNRAEARPRKHLTLLHKTNVLEYAGSLWSRIVEEVSLEHPEVTVAYSHVDAATIHLVTDPSRFDVVVTDNLFGDIITDLAAAVTGGIGLAASGNLDITRRNPSMFEPVHGSAPDIAGQGLADPTAAVLSVSLLLDHLGQKEAARRIEASVAFDLATRDQASPGATHAIGDRLAALVSSNVRPVTQ